The proteins below come from a single Candidatus Binatia bacterium genomic window:
- a CDS encoding ABC transporter substrate-binding protein, protein MKQIIALASLFIFVLSWCGVEAAEMKPDAKAAWENTIAGAKKEGEVRLWGDQEITHPDIVAAFTKEFPFIKAVMVSGRVGDLMPRIAAERRVGKYLADLYSGGLGGRAFFDFQRSGVLDPLKPVLMLPDVVDESKWLNGKHHYADSEGQYVFMFEGSVAGLGLYYNTKLLDPNEFRSYWDLLNPKWKGKIALFERPGTGSPNMIRYYYNPQLGPEFVRRLWTEMDLVVSKERRQATDWLGAGKFILCLDCADTDAARKQGVPVSEFEHKHLKEAGAEIGTSGNSGLALINKAANPNAAGLFLNWFLSRQGQMVWQNVMNNKVVEPSDSMRNDIPKDNVLRTGRREEGKKYTVTGFQDPEPVTKLLNELRAKK, encoded by the coding sequence ATGAAGCAGATTATAGCGTTAGCGTCGCTTTTTATTTTTGTCCTGTCTTGGTGCGGCGTCGAAGCGGCGGAGATGAAGCCCGACGCCAAGGCGGCGTGGGAGAACACCATTGCCGGTGCAAAGAAAGAGGGCGAGGTACGATTGTGGGGCGATCAGGAAATCACCCACCCCGACATCGTCGCTGCGTTCACCAAGGAGTTTCCGTTCATCAAAGCGGTGATGGTGAGCGGGCGGGTGGGCGATCTGATGCCGCGCATCGCCGCCGAGCGCCGGGTCGGCAAATATCTCGCCGACCTTTACAGCGGCGGCCTCGGCGGGCGCGCCTTCTTTGATTTCCAGCGCTCCGGCGTGCTCGACCCGTTGAAGCCCGTTCTCATGCTGCCCGATGTCGTCGACGAATCGAAATGGCTGAACGGCAAGCACCACTACGCCGACAGCGAAGGCCAGTACGTTTTCATGTTCGAGGGCAGCGTCGCCGGGCTCGGGCTTTACTACAACACCAAGCTGCTTGACCCCAATGAGTTTCGCTCCTACTGGGACCTTCTGAACCCCAAGTGGAAGGGAAAGATCGCCCTGTTCGAAAGGCCGGGGACGGGCTCGCCGAACATGATCCGGTACTATTACAATCCCCAGCTCGGACCGGAATTCGTCCGTCGCCTTTGGACCGAAATGGATTTAGTCGTATCCAAGGAGCGGCGCCAGGCGACCGACTGGCTCGGCGCCGGCAAATTTATTCTCTGCCTCGATTGCGCCGACACCGACGCCGCGCGCAAGCAAGGCGTACCGGTCAGCGAATTCGAGCATAAGCATCTCAAGGAGGCCGGCGCCGAGATCGGCACGAGCGGCAACAGCGGCCTCGCGCTGATCAACAAGGCGGCGAATCCAAACGCCGCGGGGCTCTTCCTCAATTGGTTTCTTTCGCGCCAGGGCCAGATGGTCTGGCAGAACGTGATGAACAACAAGGTCGTCGAGCCTTCGGACTCGATGCGGAACGACATTCCGAAAGACAACGTGCTGCGCACCGGGCGACGCGAAGAGGGCAAGAAGTACACCGTGACCGGTTTTCAGGACCCGGAGCCGGTCACCAAACTACTCAATGAGCTGCGGGCCAAAAAATAA
- a CDS encoding helix-turn-helix domain-containing protein, which yields MKKGRAVALDLRLDAEMKSPRFAAAFQKELSRTQLADQIAELREKRGWTQADLARKVGTTQSGIARLENPSYRNYSLKTLEKVAQALGARLVVGLQEVGRRAA from the coding sequence ATGAAAAAGGGAAGAGCCGTAGCATTAGATTTAAGACTTGACGCCGAGATGAAGAGCCCACGATTCGCCGCCGCGTTTCAAAAAGAGCTGAGCCGGACCCAGTTGGCAGACCAGATTGCTGAGTTGAGAGAAAAACGCGGTTGGACTCAGGCTGATCTTGCACGTAAGGTCGGAACGACTCAATCGGGAATCGCCCGCCTCGAAAATCCAAGCTATCGAAATTATTCTCTCAAAACCTTGGAGAAGGTCGCTCAGGCCTTAGGCGCGAGACTGGTCGTAGGCCTCCAAGAAGTCGGCCGCCGCGCAGCCTAG
- a CDS encoding ABC transporter substrate-binding protein produces the protein MSDYQPIEIRGLFRSHTHLPIWEVIEQAGIWNQVGLKVSFEFCDSSTIAEAALFGGKVDFVSGNHITPYALVARGKSMVCLASPSNSVTDKLVSREAVASVADLRGKRIGDTTLVDSHGGYHHLRGNHMLYVMRGGLRLEEVQWVELCETMAEFRTAQLEGLKSGRADATFVTGSTEKYTQAGFHVLDLEPLPMITGPTLTSTIANLRRKERLGERLVKALVMGIHFARTRREETERILEGLKRREPQAGWVSYNSVAKLQSKPYPDLRGIVNAYTLCCHKDPKAKELSPLALWDIHDLRELDDSGFIDRLYQEGRKGN, from the coding sequence ATGTCAGATTACCAGCCAATCGAGATTCGCGGTCTGTTCCGGTCGCACACGCACTTGCCGATTTGGGAAGTCATCGAGCAGGCCGGCATCTGGAATCAGGTCGGTCTGAAAGTCAGCTTCGAGTTCTGCGACAGCTCGACCATCGCGGAAGCGGCGTTGTTCGGCGGCAAGGTCGATTTCGTCTCGGGAAACCATATCACGCCCTACGCATTGGTCGCGCGCGGCAAGTCGATGGTTTGTTTGGCCTCGCCTTCCAACAGCGTCACCGACAAGCTCGTCTCGCGCGAGGCTGTCGCATCGGTCGCCGATCTGCGCGGGAAACGGATCGGCGACACGACCTTGGTCGATTCGCACGGCGGCTACCATCATCTGCGCGGCAACCACATGCTCTACGTGATGCGCGGCGGCCTGCGTTTGGAGGAGGTTCAATGGGTGGAGCTGTGCGAGACGATGGCGGAATTCCGGACGGCGCAGTTGGAAGGACTCAAATCCGGCAGAGCCGATGCCACGTTCGTCACCGGCAGCACGGAGAAATACACGCAGGCGGGATTCCACGTTCTCGATCTCGAGCCGCTGCCGATGATTACCGGCCCGACGCTCACGAGCACGATCGCGAATCTAAGACGCAAAGAACGCCTCGGCGAGCGCCTGGTTAAGGCATTGGTGATGGGCATTCACTTCGCGCGCACGCGGCGCGAAGAGACGGAGCGGATTCTGGAAGGATTGAAGCGGAGAGAACCGCAGGCCGGATGGGTGAGCTATAACAGCGTGGCGAAGCTTCAGTCCAAGCCGTATCCCGATCTTCGCGGCATCGTGAACGCCTACACGCTTTGCTGCCACAAAGATCCCAAGGCGAAAGAGCTGAGCCCGCTGGCGCTCTGGGACATCCACGACTTGAGAGAGCTGGACGATTCGGGGTTTATCGATCGATTGTATCAGGAGGGTCGGAAAGGGAACTAG
- a CDS encoding extracellular solute-binding protein produces MAAILLILPFLFWLSGARPLFAAEAEKWMNEWAKTVEAAKKEGQLAAYGGAEISHPDIIAAFNKEYPEIKVTAVTGRAPDLTARILAERRADKYLADIIASGPNAPRTLYLAKALDPIAPALILPEVTDQTKWYGGKHWYADPENKHILLFEGSVSTTGISVNTKLMSPNEITSYWDMVQSKWKGKILAMDPRGAALPTPVLMLYYDPDVGPEFLKTLLGKMDIILFRDRSQGTNWLGTGKFPVCFYCRDIDLAQKQGLPIAEVPPAQIKEGATIGGGSSSVLALINKAPHPNAARVFINWYLSRQGQMVWQRVMNTKEVEPSDSMRTDIPKDDVLPEARRAEGRKYRVVGFLDPKPLQQLLNEVLK; encoded by the coding sequence GTGGCCGCCATTCTCCTCATCTTACCTTTTCTTTTCTGGCTCTCGGGCGCTCGGCCGCTCTTTGCCGCGGAGGCGGAGAAATGGATGAACGAATGGGCGAAGACGGTCGAGGCGGCGAAGAAAGAAGGCCAACTCGCGGCCTACGGCGGAGCGGAGATCAGCCACCCGGATATTATCGCCGCCTTCAATAAAGAGTACCCCGAGATCAAAGTCACGGCGGTCACGGGAAGGGCGCCGGATCTGACGGCGCGCATTCTGGCCGAGAGACGCGCCGATAAATATCTGGCCGACATCATCGCGAGCGGACCGAACGCTCCGCGCACGCTCTATCTGGCAAAGGCGCTCGATCCGATCGCCCCCGCGTTAATCCTGCCGGAGGTCACCGATCAGACGAAGTGGTACGGCGGCAAGCATTGGTATGCAGATCCCGAGAACAAACACATCCTCCTCTTCGAGGGCTCTGTCTCCACGACAGGGATCTCGGTCAATACGAAACTCATGAGCCCGAATGAGATTACGTCTTACTGGGACATGGTGCAGTCGAAGTGGAAGGGCAAAATCCTCGCGATGGACCCGCGCGGGGCCGCGCTGCCGACGCCGGTTTTGATGCTCTACTACGACCCCGATGTGGGACCGGAGTTTCTGAAAACGCTCCTGGGCAAGATGGATATCATACTCTTCCGCGACCGGAGCCAGGGAACCAACTGGCTCGGGACGGGAAAGTTTCCGGTATGTTTTTACTGCCGCGACATCGATCTCGCGCAGAAGCAGGGCCTGCCGATCGCCGAGGTGCCGCCGGCGCAAATAAAAGAAGGGGCGACGATCGGCGGCGGCAGCAGCAGCGTCCTCGCGCTGATCAACAAAGCGCCCCATCCCAACGCGGCGCGCGTCTTCATCAACTGGTATCTATCGCGCCAGGGCCAGATGGTCTGGCAGAGAGTGATGAACACGAAAGAGGTCGAGCCTTCGGATTCGATGCGGACCGATATTCCCAAAGACGACGTGCTGCCCGAAGCGCGGCGCGCCGAAGGCCGAAAATACCGCGTCGTCGGTTTTCTCGATCCCAAGCCGCTGCAACAGCTCCTCAACGAAGTCCTGAAATAA
- a CDS encoding class I SAM-dependent methyltransferase, with the protein MIPLPQEIEEYAERHTRALSDLHAKVWKETYEKQKSPKMMVGPLEGAFLRLLVRLTAAKRVLEIGMFTGYSALAMAEALPDDGRLITCDVNPETTEIARRYFASSPHGRKIEVKLGPALETLKTLSGPFDICFIDADKTGYDAYCDACIDLVRRGGLIVLDNMMQSGKVLNPADERVRTIAALNDRIQKDERVENVLLPIRDGIMLCYRR; encoded by the coding sequence ATGATTCCATTGCCTCAAGAGATCGAAGAATACGCCGAGCGGCATACGCGCGCGCTATCCGACCTTCACGCAAAGGTGTGGAAAGAGACGTATGAAAAGCAGAAGTCGCCGAAGATGATGGTGGGGCCGCTCGAGGGTGCGTTTCTCCGCCTGCTCGTTCGGCTTACCGCCGCCAAACGGGTTCTGGAAATCGGCATGTTCACGGGCTACAGCGCGCTGGCGATGGCGGAGGCGCTCCCGGACGACGGCCGGCTGATTACCTGCGACGTCAATCCCGAGACCACGGAAATCGCGCGCCGCTATTTCGCTTCGAGTCCGCATGGCCGCAAGATCGAGGTCAAGCTCGGACCGGCGCTGGAGACGCTGAAAACTCTCAGCGGCCCTTTCGATATCTGCTTCATCGACGCCGATAAAACCGGCTACGATGCTTACTGCGACGCCTGCATCGATCTCGTTCGGCGCGGGGGGCTTATTGTCCTGGACAACATGATGCAGAGCGGAAAAGTCTTGAATCCCGCCGACGAGAGAGTGCGCACGATCGCGGCCTTGAACGACCGAATTCAAAAAGACGAGCGCGTCGAAAACGTGTTGCTGCCGATCCGCGACGGCATCATGCTGTGCTATAGGCGCTAA
- a CDS encoding sugar phosphate nucleotidyltransferase — protein sequence MAHKTSSADGAFNRCAIILAAGEGVRLRSFVKTLRGDTLPKQYVRFLGSRSMLETTFHRAQRLIPWERLFTVVSANHLKYPEVTRQLAAYPEIRVVVQPIDRDTGIGLLLPLAHLFRRYPDSTVAVFPSDHFVREEDRFMTHVDAAFRLVEQQPAKIVLLGVAPNRAEPEYGYIVPGEELRGPIALGVREVCRIIEKPQPAVARELVLRGGLWNTLVVVFKTKTFLNQVRRSAPFLHSSFERIQRTIATPSTRDLLKELYLRMQPVNLSRGLLEILPKQRPSPLWVLPVRDVYWSDWGAETRIRNVLGEIADSSPLNEARENRVAIW from the coding sequence ATGGCTCACAAAACATCCAGCGCCGACGGCGCTTTCAATCGTTGTGCAATCATATTGGCTGCGGGAGAAGGAGTGCGGTTGCGGTCTTTCGTCAAGACACTGCGCGGAGACACTCTGCCGAAGCAATATGTAAGATTCTTGGGCAGCCGATCCATGCTCGAGACTACCTTCCACAGGGCTCAGAGGCTGATTCCCTGGGAGCGGTTATTCACGGTGGTGAGCGCGAACCATTTAAAATATCCGGAGGTCACGCGCCAGTTGGCGGCCTATCCCGAAATTCGTGTGGTCGTGCAACCGATCGATCGAGATACGGGAATCGGACTCCTGCTGCCGCTCGCGCACCTGTTCCGTCGCTACCCGGACTCCACCGTCGCTGTGTTTCCATCGGACCATTTCGTTCGTGAAGAGGATCGCTTCATGACCCATGTCGACGCGGCGTTTCGCCTGGTCGAGCAACAGCCCGCAAAGATCGTATTGCTCGGAGTAGCGCCAAACCGGGCGGAGCCGGAATACGGCTATATCGTGCCGGGAGAAGAACTGCGCGGCCCGATCGCGCTCGGCGTTCGCGAGGTATGCCGAATCATTGAAAAGCCGCAACCCGCTGTCGCTCGCGAGCTCGTCTTACGGGGCGGGCTGTGGAACACGCTGGTCGTAGTCTTTAAAACCAAGACATTTCTCAACCAGGTGAGGAGAAGCGCTCCCTTTCTTCACAGTTCCTTTGAGCGGATCCAGAGAACCATCGCCACACCGTCCACAAGGGATCTGTTGAAAGAGCTTTACCTGCGAATGCAACCGGTAAATCTTTCCAGAGGGTTATTGGAGATCCTTCCAAAACAGCGCCCGTCGCCGCTATGGGTCTTGCCCGTCCGCGACGTCTACTGGAGCGACTGGGGAGCGGAGACGCGCATCAGAAACGTTCTAGGAGAAATCGCCGACTCGAGTCCTCTTAATGAAGCCCGTGAAAATAGGGTTGCTATCTGGTGA
- a CDS encoding ATP-binding protein, with product MFIDNRPPLLRYAISIASVAAALSLAALLPFRADPSHFTLFFVAVMISAWYGGLGAGLVATILSAVSLDYFFIAPIHSITLDWRAFLRLSVFTVVAGVTAYLTTARRRAEEALSKAHAQLEERVQERTAELAEANQSLRAEIVERNRAEKELWRVQQEMGRVERLAALGRMTGTIAHELGTPLNSVLGYTQLLAHEPLSEDARRRLKIIETQVQRMEGIIQHYLSHTRGSPRKSRIDIKELVGETLLLLGPIFQQNGVEVTTNLAEPLPMLWGDDASLQRVLINVLDNAVNASKEGGRLKIAARASTAAEAKRPGTHIEITDNGAGIAAELLPNIFDLFVTTKPLGKGTGLGLVVCQEIVKAHGGTIDIESELGAGTSVRIYLPADERSAESGASQGAE from the coding sequence ATGTTCATTGACAATCGCCCGCCCTTATTGCGCTACGCGATCTCGATCGCGAGCGTCGCCGCCGCGCTATCGTTGGCGGCGCTTTTGCCGTTTCGCGCCGATCCGAGTCATTTCACGCTGTTCTTCGTCGCGGTCATGATCAGCGCGTGGTATGGCGGTCTGGGAGCGGGGTTGGTCGCCACGATCCTTTCCGCCGTTTCGCTCGATTATTTTTTTATCGCCCCGATTCACTCCATAACTCTGGACTGGCGGGCTTTCTTGCGCCTGAGCGTATTCACGGTCGTGGCCGGGGTGACCGCCTACCTGACCACAGCCCGGCGGCGCGCGGAAGAGGCCTTGAGCAAGGCGCACGCCCAGTTGGAAGAACGGGTTCAGGAACGGACCGCGGAGCTGGCTGAAGCCAATCAATCGTTGCGGGCCGAGATCGTCGAGCGCAACCGAGCCGAGAAGGAGCTCTGGCGCGTCCAGCAGGAGATGGGGCGGGTGGAACGGCTTGCCGCGCTGGGACGCATGACCGGAACCATCGCCCACGAGCTGGGCACGCCGCTGAACTCCGTGCTCGGCTATACCCAGCTTCTAGCGCACGAGCCGTTGTCCGAGGACGCGCGGCGCCGCCTCAAGATTATCGAGACACAGGTTCAACGCATGGAAGGGATTATTCAGCACTACCTCTCGCACACGCGCGGCTCGCCGCGTAAGAGCCGGATCGATATCAAGGAGCTGGTGGGAGAAACCCTCCTGTTGCTCGGTCCGATTTTCCAGCAGAATGGAGTGGAGGTGACGACGAACTTGGCCGAACCGCTGCCGATGCTTTGGGGAGACGACGCTTCGCTGCAGCGAGTGCTGATCAATGTACTCGACAACGCGGTTAACGCGAGCAAGGAAGGAGGCCGCTTGAAGATTGCCGCCCGGGCGAGCACGGCTGCAGAAGCTAAACGGCCGGGGACCCATATCGAGATCACGGACAACGGCGCGGGCATAGCGGCGGAGTTGCTGCCGAACATTTTCGACCTTTTCGTAACCACCAAGCCGCTCGGCAAGGGAACCGGATTGGGGCTGGTTGTCTGCCAGGAAATAGTCAAGGCTCACGGCGGCACGATCGATATCGAAAGCGAGCTCGGAGCGGGCACGTCCGTGCGGATCTATCTGCCGGCCGATGAGAGATCGGCGGAATCCGGCGCGAGCCAGGGAGCCGAATGA
- a CDS encoding sigma-54 dependent transcriptional regulator, giving the protein MSAHILIADDDETGCQLFAEALEAEGFQVERAASGDAALARLREEIHDLLIIDVRMPGTSGLEVTRIVHEKYPSLPIIVMTAFGSMETAVEAIHEGAFDFISKPMNLAELKKTVSRALAQRALRRRAETSGAGEEESLQQFGKIIGKSPAMLEVYKTVARVASTKSTVLILGESGTGKELIAQAIHQHSPRANRPFVAVDCGALTETILESELFGHVRGAFTGALADKKGVFEEAQGGTCFLDEIGGISSALQARLMRVLQEHEIRHVGGKDWVKVDVRVIAATNHNLAEAVSQGAFRQDLYYRLDVVAIRLPPLRERVEDIPLLARHFLQHYGRESGKSIAAISDEAMKLLSAYGWPGNIRELENAVEQAVALSYQSVLTADDLPPAVRDPAVAKSLQNEPNEFLFPDTPTLEEIKKRYVLHVLSRNQGNVSRTAKILNIDRRSLYRMLARYKIEPFFDHE; this is encoded by the coding sequence ATGAGCGCGCATATTTTGATCGCGGACGATGACGAAACAGGTTGCCAGCTTTTTGCCGAAGCCTTGGAAGCGGAAGGATTTCAAGTCGAGCGGGCCGCCTCGGGCGACGCTGCGCTCGCGCGCTTGCGTGAAGAAATCCACGATCTTCTCATCATCGACGTGCGGATGCCGGGAACATCGGGGTTGGAAGTGACCCGCATCGTTCATGAAAAATATCCCTCGTTGCCGATCATCGTGATGACCGCGTTCGGCTCCATGGAAACCGCCGTCGAGGCGATTCATGAGGGAGCCTTCGACTTCATCTCGAAGCCCATGAATCTCGCGGAACTGAAAAAGACCGTCTCACGCGCGTTAGCGCAGCGCGCGTTGCGGCGCCGCGCAGAAACGAGCGGGGCGGGAGAAGAAGAGAGCCTGCAGCAATTCGGCAAGATCATCGGTAAGAGTCCGGCCATGCTGGAGGTTTATAAGACCGTGGCGCGCGTCGCCTCGACGAAAAGCACGGTGCTCATTCTCGGCGAAAGCGGCACCGGCAAAGAATTGATCGCTCAGGCGATTCACCAGCACAGCCCGCGGGCCAATCGTCCGTTTGTCGCAGTGGATTGCGGCGCATTGACCGAGACGATTCTCGAAAGCGAGCTCTTCGGCCACGTGCGCGGCGCGTTTACGGGAGCGCTGGCGGACAAAAAGGGGGTTTTTGAGGAAGCTCAAGGCGGCACGTGCTTTCTCGATGAGATCGGCGGCATCAGCTCGGCCTTGCAGGCCAGGCTCATGCGCGTCCTCCAGGAGCACGAGATTCGCCATGTGGGAGGCAAGGACTGGGTCAAGGTGGACGTTCGCGTCATTGCCGCGACCAACCACAACCTGGCTGAAGCGGTGAGCCAAGGAGCATTTCGCCAAGACCTCTATTATCGCCTCGACGTCGTCGCCATCCGTCTCCCGCCGCTCCGCGAGCGAGTCGAAGATATTCCGCTTCTAGCGCGTCACTTTCTACAGCACTATGGCCGGGAAAGCGGGAAGTCCATAGCGGCTATTTCCGACGAGGCGATGAAGCTGCTCTCGGCCTATGGCTGGCCGGGAAATATCCGCGAATTGGAAAACGCCGTCGAGCAGGCCGTCGCGCTCTCGTATCAGTCCGTACTGACAGCGGACGATTTGCCCCCCGCGGTGCGCGATCCTGCGGTGGCAAAGTCGCTTCAAAACGAGCCGAATGAGTTCCTGTTCCCCGATACGCCTACCCTTGAGGAGATCAAGAAGCGTTATGTGCTCCATGTCCTCAGCCGCAATCAGGGTAACGTCTCCCGCACGGCAAAGATTCTGAATATCGATCGGCGCTCGCTGTATCGAATGCTCGCGCGCTACAAGATCGAGCCGTTTTTCGATCATGAGTGA
- a CDS encoding response regulator, which yields MRVLVVDDNEIFCRLLAEILRDEGMDATWTTDVVAAYDEMSTDPGYDLFILDVRMPLILGTELAEAFRTTHPRAKIILVSAFADESLLKISQSMASRCCRNHLAQSVFSS from the coding sequence ATGCGTGTTCTAGTCGTAGACGATAACGAAATTTTTTGCCGGCTCTTGGCTGAGATCTTACGGGACGAAGGCATGGATGCAACGTGGACGACGGACGTCGTCGCGGCCTACGATGAGATGTCGACCGACCCCGGCTATGATCTTTTTATCCTCGATGTCCGTATGCCATTGATCCTGGGAACCGAATTGGCTGAAGCTTTTAGGACCACGCATCCAAGAGCCAAGATTATTTTAGTTTCGGCCTTTGCCGATGAGTCGTTACTCAAAATCTCCCAAAGCATGGCGTCCCGCTGTTGTCGAAACCATTTAGCGCAAAGCGTTTTCTCGAGCTAG
- a CDS encoding AI-2E family transporter, giving the protein MNGGVNRIEKIAATALLLLLLLGCLVVLRPFLSALLWALILSFATWPIYEWIERMLGGRKGLAAMLTTLLLALIVLLPIVIVGSSLADEVGQAVAWVRTVLQDGPPDPPAWIESIPLIGGYIYRYWAGVAHNSSQLLSELGKYLLPASEWLFSGAKTVGQGTAQLALSLFISYFFYRDGSEGVKRLNTVAVRLWGNRALRLIDVAANTMQGVIYGILGTGIVQAILTGFGLWLAGVPAAFLLGLATFVLSLVPIGPPLVWVPASLWLFYSGSTGWAIFLFLWGALAVGSVDNIIKPYFISRGADLPFILTFMGALGGVIAFGFLGLFLGPTLLAVGYNIIRDWTRVESPSIL; this is encoded by the coding sequence ATGAACGGCGGCGTCAACCGCATCGAAAAAATCGCAGCGACGGCCCTGCTCCTGCTCTTGCTGCTCGGCTGCTTGGTGGTGCTGCGGCCGTTTCTGTCCGCGCTCCTGTGGGCGCTCATCCTTTCCTTCGCTACCTGGCCGATCTACGAATGGATCGAACGGATGCTGGGCGGCCGCAAGGGGCTCGCAGCAATGCTGACGACGTTGCTGCTGGCGCTGATCGTGCTGCTGCCGATCGTGATCGTCGGCTCGAGCTTGGCCGACGAAGTCGGACAGGCGGTCGCCTGGGTCCGCACGGTATTGCAGGACGGCCCGCCCGACCCTCCTGCGTGGATCGAGAGCATCCCCTTGATCGGTGGCTATATCTATCGATATTGGGCCGGGGTGGCGCATAACAGCAGTCAGTTGCTCAGCGAGCTCGGCAAATATTTGCTGCCGGCGAGCGAATGGCTGTTCAGCGGCGCGAAAACGGTCGGCCAGGGGACGGCGCAGTTGGCGCTCAGCCTCTTTATCTCCTATTTCTTTTACCGCGACGGCAGCGAGGGCGTGAAAAGGCTCAATACCGTGGCCGTCCGGCTTTGGGGAAACCGGGCGCTGCGCTTGATCGACGTGGCGGCGAACACGATGCAAGGCGTGATCTACGGCATTCTGGGAACCGGAATCGTTCAGGCGATCCTCACCGGTTTTGGATTATGGCTCGCGGGCGTACCGGCGGCGTTTCTGCTGGGCCTCGCGACTTTTGTCTTGTCTCTGGTACCGATCGGGCCGCCGCTGGTCTGGGTTCCCGCAAGCTTGTGGCTGTTTTACTCGGGCTCGACAGGTTGGGCGATTTTTCTCTTTCTTTGGGGCGCGCTCGCTGTCGGCAGCGTGGACAATATCATCAAGCCTTATTTCATCAGCCGTGGCGCCGACCTTCCCTTCATCCTTACCTTTATGGGCGCGCTCGGCGGCGTGATCGCTTTCGGCTTCCTCGGCCTTTTTCTCGGTCCGACGCTCCTCGCGGTTGGCTACAACATCATCCGGGACTGGACGAGGGTCGAAAGTCCCTCCATTCTTTAG
- a CDS encoding sugar phosphate nucleotidyltransferase, whose translation MNQTCNDPIRCGIVLAAGDGKRLQPLIQRLRGDTLPKQYVSFIGSRSMLEHTFDRVEKVISHERVFTVVSQDHLLHPAVARQLSSRSKGTVIAQPENKDTGPGVLLPLMHLAKRHPDCTVAVFPSDHFVLEEDLFMSHVSFAFQVVERNPSLLVLLGVEPDQPEPEYGYVLPHGDGNGKSPGLSIRRVSRFVEKPERDAARDLICKGGLWNTMVMVFKVNTLLDIVREVEPKLCASFEEVFKAIGTRKEKSRLRAIYQRLAPTNFSRGVLEMLPLSRPSCLSVLAVRDVLWSDWGLPRSIEAVLIKTGHLAPRYEINGYSESPLHRLFSDGLEQAAGAEKAPIRREKLLRATHRPALSP comes from the coding sequence ATGAACCAGACTTGCAACGATCCAATACGATGTGGGATTGTCCTCGCAGCCGGCGACGGCAAGCGCCTCCAGCCGCTGATCCAACGGCTCCGCGGAGACACCTTACCCAAACAATACGTCAGCTTCATAGGCAGCCGTTCCATGTTGGAGCATACTTTCGACCGGGTGGAAAAGGTGATCTCCCATGAGCGTGTTTTTACGGTGGTGAGCCAGGACCATTTGCTTCATCCCGCTGTCGCGCGGCAACTTTCCAGCCGCTCCAAGGGAACCGTCATCGCCCAACCGGAGAATAAGGACACGGGGCCGGGCGTCTTGTTGCCCCTGATGCACCTCGCCAAGCGTCATCCCGACTGCACGGTCGCGGTTTTTCCGTCGGATCATTTCGTCCTGGAAGAGGACTTGTTCATGAGCCACGTTTCTTTTGCCTTCCAGGTAGTGGAACGGAATCCGTCGCTTTTGGTCCTGTTGGGCGTCGAGCCGGACCAGCCCGAGCCCGAATACGGCTACGTGTTGCCGCACGGCGACGGGAATGGGAAGTCTCCCGGTCTCAGTATCCGGCGAGTGAGCCGGTTCGTCGAAAAGCCGGAGCGCGATGCCGCGCGGGATCTGATCTGCAAAGGCGGGCTATGGAACACGATGGTCATGGTTTTCAAAGTCAATACGCTGCTCGACATCGTACGCGAGGTCGAGCCGAAGCTGTGCGCCTCTTTTGAAGAGGTCTTCAAGGCGATCGGGACACGTAAGGAGAAGAGCAGACTGCGGGCGATCTATCAGCGTTTGGCGCCGACAAATTTTTCCCGAGGGGTTCTGGAGATGCTGCCGCTCTCCCGTCCCTCGTGTCTGTCCGTTCTTGCGGTTCGGGACGTGCTATGGAGCGACTGGGGTTTGCCGCGCTCCATCGAGGCCGTATTGATAAAAACCGGCCATCTGGCGCCCCGCTATGAGATCAACGGATATTCCGAGAGCCCGCTGCACCGGCTCTTCAGCGATGGTCTCGAGCAAGCGGCCGGAGCCGAAAAAGCTCCGATCCGACGAGAAAAGCTCCTTCGAGCGACCCACCGCCCCGCCCTTAGCCCGTAA
- a CDS encoding DoxX family protein: MNSIVQTDPIFAFVFLRLSLAAVFFAHGAQQLLGWFGGKGPRDTINSWRERYSIPRPIGAIGIFTEFFGSFAMLFGFLTRPFALGLAIFMAVAIWKAHWKNGFFLAHRGGEGNGIEFCLALFLMALALLVGGGGTLSVDLLMSR, from the coding sequence ATGAATTCGATCGTGCAGACCGATCCGATTTTTGCTTTTGTTTTTTTACGCCTGAGTCTTGCCGCCGTCTTTTTCGCTCACGGAGCGCAGCAACTGCTCGGCTGGTTCGGCGGCAAGGGGCCGAGGGACACGATCAACTCCTGGCGCGAACGGTACTCGATACCGCGGCCAATCGGTGCCATCGGCATCTTCACCGAATTCTTCGGCAGCTTTGCCATGCTGTTCGGTTTTCTCACGCGGCCGTTCGCGCTGGGCCTGGCGATTTTTATGGCCGTCGCGATCTGGAAGGCTCACTGGAAGAACGGATTTTTTCTCGCGCACCGCGGCGGAGAAGGCAACGGCATCGAGTTTTGCCTGGCGCTCTTTCTTATGGCGCTCGCGCTGCTCGTCGGCGGCGGCGGCACGCTGTCGGTCGATCTGTTGATGAGCCGGTAG